DNA from bacterium:
GCGGTCGGGGTGGTCGACGGCGTCGGAGTAACCGAGGGGGTGGGGGTGACGGACGGAGTCGGAGTGGCCGAAGGCGTGGCGGTCGGGGTGGTCGACGGCGTCGGAGTAACCGAGGGGGTGGGGGTGACGGACGCAGTCGGGGTCACCGATGGTGTGGTCGATGGGGTGGGAGTAACGGACGGGGTTGGAGTACCCGAGGGGGAAGGAGTGGCGGACGGAGTCGGGGTCGCCGAAGAGGTCGGAGTAACCGACGGCGTCGGGGTTACGGTGGGGGGCGCGGTAGGGGGAGGAGTAGGGGTGGAGCTGGGGGTCGGGGTGGGCGAGGTCCCCGTGTTCTGGGTTAGTTTGGAGATGAAGGTATCGTAGTAGGTTTGGATGGAAGGCTGATAGGGATTGACCGTGGGGAAATTGTTGGACGCGCACCGGCCGGTGACGGTGACGCTCCCGGGAGCGTTCGGGTGCAGGGCGATGCCGTAGCCCATATCGTCCAGTCCCCCGCCCAGGTAGGTCGAGTAGTAGACGTTCGAACCGGTGGAGTTGAACTTGGTGACGAAAACGTCGGCGCTGCCCGCATCGTTCGAAGCCTGGTAGGGGTAGAACGTGGGAAAGTCGTAGGAGCGGGTATACCCGGTGACGTACACGTTCTGGGACGGATCGATGGTTATCGCCTGCCCGATGTCCTCGTCGTCCCCCCCCAGAAACGTCGAGTAGACCAGGGAGGAACCGGTGGACGAGAGCTTGGTTACGAAGACGTCGTTCGTACCCCCGGTCGGCGCGGTCTGGAACGCTCCGGCGGTGGTGGGGAAGAGCACCGCTCCGTTGGTGCTCTGGGTGTCGCCGACCACGTAGGCCGCCCCGGCCGTGTCGATGGCCAGGCCGTAGCCGGTATCGTCGGCGTCGCCGCCCCAGATGCTCGAATAGATCAGGGAGGACCCGTTGGGGGCGAACTTGAGGGCGTAGATGTCGCTGCCCCCGGCAATGGACGCCTGGTAGGAGTTCAGGGTGGGGAAATCGGTGCTCCGGGTATAGCCGGCCACGTAGATGTTCTCGTCCGCGTCGATTTTGATGCCGTACCCTTCCTCATAAGAATAATACCCCCCGAAATAGGTGGAGAACTCGATGGAGGTACCGGCGGCGCTCATGATGGTGATGAAGATGTCGTAATTCCCGGCCAGGGAAGGCTGATAGGGGTTCACGGTGGGGAAATTGGTGGAGACCGTGTACCCGGAGACATAGGCGCGGTCGTCGGTCCCGATCTCGATGCAGCGGGCCAGCTCGTTCGAGACCCCTCCCAGGTAGGTCGAGTAGACGAGGGAGGAACCGGTGGAGGAGAACTTGGTGACGAAGACGTCGGCGCTCCCGGCGCGGGACGCCTGGTAGGGGTTGACCGTGGGGAAGTCGATCGCCATCGTGTATCCCACGAGGTAGGCGCATCCGGAAGAGTCGATATCCATGCCGTAGCAGTAATCGTTGCTGTTCGTTCCGCCCAGGTAGGTCGAGTAGATGAGACTCGAACCGGAGGAGGAGAGCTTGGCCAGGTAGGCGTCGTAGGTCCCGTTGTAGGAGGATTGGTAGGGGTCCACGGTGGGGAAGTTGGTGGAGTTGGTGTAGCCTCCGATGTAGGCCTCGCCGGACGAATCGACGACGACGGAATATCCGACGTCCTCGTTGCTCGAACCGCCCAGGTAGGTCGAATAGTCAAGAGTGACGTTCTGGGCCGGAAGGGGAGATGGTATGAGGCAGGAAAAGGCGATGCCCGTCAAAATGCATGCCGTCAAGCCGGTCTTGTTCATGTGAACTCCTCGTACGCGGTGCGCGCGCGCAACCAAAAAAAAATACATATAACGCCCCGTATGATTATATTTTATATATGCCTGCCGCAATCAAGTTAAAAAGCGACAAAATGCCCCGGAAAAGAAAAGCCGGAGCCTGCATGAACTCACGCGCCTGTCGCCCCGGCCGGCCCCGAGCACCCGGGGCCGGCCCGGTGGAGAGAAGCGGATCGGATGGGACGGGATGACGGGTCGCGGCAAAACAATCCTGATGCCGGCGGCGATCGTCGTCCTTTCCCTCTGCCTCTATGCCCCCGGCCTCCGCAACGAATTCACCTTCGACGACTTTCCGGAAATCGTCGACAATCCCCTGATCAGGGACCTGGACTGGGGGGCGCTCTGGCAGGCCTATCTCCCCGGTCCGGGAAAGGTCCGCCCGCCGGGGAGATTTTTCCCGCTCCTCACCTTCTCGGTCAACTACGCCGTCGCCGGGACGGAGCCGTTCGGGTACCACCTGGTCAATATCCTGCTCAACGGCGGCGTCTGCCTGCTCGTCTACCTGGTGGGGCTGGAACTGTTCCCGGGTGAATACCGGCTGTCGTTCCTTACGGCTTTATTGTTCGCCTCGCATCCGGTTCACTCCGAAGTAGTGGCGGCGGCGGTGGGGCGGTCCGAACTTCTCTCCAGTTTCTGTTTCCTCTCCGCCGTCCTGTTGTATTGGCGAAACACCAGGGGTGAACGGGCCGGCTGGTCGGCGGGCTATTGGTTTTCGGTCCCGCTTCTGCTGATCGGCATCCTTTCCAAGGCGACGGCCTGGACGCTTCCCCTGGTCGCGGCCGTTTTCGACGCGTACCGTTTCCGGCCCGCTCCGGGCCGGCCCCGGCGGGAGTATCTCCCGGTCTTTGTCTACCGGCTGAAGAAATTCTATCTCCCCTACTGCCTGGTCCCGGCGGTTATTCTCGGTTTGACGGCGGGGATGCTGCCCGCCCGGGAAGAGATGGGCTCCAACTATCTGGTCGTCCTTCCCTTCGGGGGGCGGCTCGCCGCCGCCCTGGGTATCCTGGCCCGTTACCTCTGCCTGCTGGTCTGGCCTTTCCGCTTGAGCGCCGATTACGGCTACAGCCACCTCTCCGCCGCGCCTTCCTGGCTTCGGGCCGCCCTGGCCGCCGGGGGGGCGGCCGCCATCGCGGGAGGGGGAGCCCTGGCCTGGGCTTCGCTGAAACGGAAAGGGCGATATTTCCTGGCGGTCTTCATCTTCGCCGTCAATTACCTGATAATCTCCAACCTTTTCTTCCTCATTAACGTCTCCATGGCGGAGCGGCTGATCTACATGGCTTCGTGGGGGTTCTGCCTGGCCGCGGCCCTGGCCCTGGAGAGCGGATTCCGAAGATTCGGCCGCGGGGGGAGGGCCTGCCTCCTGGTTCTGGTATCCGCCGTTCTCCTCGCCTATTCCCTTCGCGTTCTGACCAGGAACCGGGACTGGCGGGACAACTTCACGCTCTTCGCCGCCGCCCACCGCGTCTGCCCGACCAGCTGCCGGGTCAACTACAACCTGGGGCTGGAATACTCCCGGAGAGGGATGCCGGACCGGGCGATTTTTCATTACGGGGAAGCCGTACGCGTTCTCCCCTGGAACCCGCTCTACCGGCTCAACCTGGGCGAGGCCTACGCCCGGAAGGGGGATATGGGGAAGGCGGTGGAGCAATTCGAAGAAGTCGTACGCCTGGAGCCGGAGGAGCCCGGGGGTTACATCAACCTGGCGGCCGCCTGCAACCGGATGGGCCTGGCGGACCGGGCGATCGGGTCTCTTCTCATCGCCCGGAGACTCGCCCCGGACGACTGGCGCGTCTATTCCAACCTGGGGGACTCCTTCCGACTCCGGCGGGAATTAGCCCGGGCGGAGCGCGCGTACGAAACTTCGCTGCGCGGCCATCCGGACGACTGGCAGGCGTGGAACAAGCTGGGAGCGGTCAAGCTCGGGTTGGAGAAACCGCGGGAGGCGGTCGCCTGCTTCCGCCGGGCGATAGACTGTTTCCCGGAATGCAAAGAAGCCTATAATAATCTCGGGCTTCTGTACGCTCTGTCGGGAGAAGCCGAGGAAGCTGCCCGGGCCTACCGGAAAGCCCTGGCGATAGATCCCGGTTTTGAAAAAGCCAAAAACAACCTGAACCGGCTCCTGGGCCGATGACGCCGGCAGCGCGGCGCGGGACGCTCCCCGGCCCGGGGTGAATTAAATTTTGAGCCGCGTCCGACAGTAGTTGAAAGATGACACGAGACGCTCAAGGTGGACCCGATATCTCCGTGATCGTGGCGGTGGGGAGGGAGGATTTCAGCCGCTGCCTGGCTTCCCTCCTCGATCAGGACTTTTCCCGTGATCGTTACGAGGTCATCCTGGCCTCCGACCGGGGGGCGGGGTTGCCGCCGTCCGCCGGAGCCGTGGTCGTGCCCGTCGCCGGGGAAAATCCCTCCGTGAAGAGGAACGCAGGGGCCCGCCGGGCCCGGGGCAGGATTCTGGCCTTCATCGATGACGATGCCTGGGCCCGGCGGGACTGGCTGGCGAACGGATTCCGGTTTTTAAAAGAGTACCCCGGGGCCGCCGGGGTCGGGGGCCCCCGACTGCTGCCTCCCGGCGCTTCGTTCCGCCAGCGGGCCACCGACATCATCGCCCATTCCCGGTTCTTCGGCAACGGGCACGGAAACTGGCGGGAGATGAACGTCAAAAACAAGGTTCCCCACGGAATGATAAATTCCTGCAATTACTTCATCCGCCGTGAGCTTTTTCTGGAACTGGGGGGGTATAACGAAGCCATCGGATACGGCGGCGAGGACACCGAATTCGTCTACCGGGCGGTTACCGAAGGCGGCTGCCTCTTCGGATACACCTGGGACATCGTCGTCTTTCACCCCCCCCGGGACCTGGGGTGGGAACTGATCAGGCAGCGCTTCCGCTACCGGGTCCAGAACGGGAAGATGCTCTGGGTCCATCCCGGGATCTATCTCTCCCGATGGACCTTCAGCGCCGGGTTTTTCGGCATCAGCCTGTTTCTCGCGGCCTCGGCGCTGAAGCCGATCGTCTTCCCTCTCGGCCTGATCGTCTACTTTTTCTGCGCCGGGCTGGTTTCCCTGAAATACGCCCGCTACGATCCGCGTTTCGTCCTGGTGCTACCCCCCGCGTTTTTCATTCACCACGTCATCTATTACCTCGCCATCTGGAAAGGGATCCTGACCGGGCTCTTCCAGCGTTCATCGATCCGAAAGATCAGGGATTTCAAGCATACCCGGTAGGGTCGCGGGATGAAGAGCGCGGGACACAGTGTGCGGGATTTTCACCCGGCTCCGAGCCGGCGTTCGTCGCGCCCCGCCTTCCGCATCTTCATTCTGGCCGTGGTGCCCGCGCTGGCGTTGGCCTGCGGCCGGCGGCACGGCCGGGAAGAAGATCGGCCCAACCTTCTTCTGATCTCGGTCGATACCCTCCGGGCCGACCGGTTGGGATCCTACGGTTATCGGCGGGATACGTCCCCCCATATCGACGGACTGGCGGCAGAAGGGGTGCTGTTTCTCAACGCCTTCTCCGCCTCTTGCAAGACCACCCCCTCCCACATGACCATTCTGACCGGATTGTTCCCCCGGGTCCACAATGTCTACATGTGGAAGATGGGCGCCGACGGGACCTTTCGGGGCGCTACGCTTTCCGGGAGCATACCCACCCTGGCCGAAATCCTGAAGGGTTACGGCTATAGCAATGTCGCCTTCACCGGGGGCGCCAACGTGGCCGGAAGGATAGGTTTCGATCGCGGTTTCGATATCTACGACGAAAACGGCGATACCGGCGCCGCCTGTCGTTGGCTGGAGAAAAACGCGGGGAAGCAATTCTTCCTCTTCTACCACACCTACTATACTCACGACCCCTATCTCCCTCCGCCTCCCTACGACACCAGGTAC
Protein-coding regions in this window:
- a CDS encoding SBBP repeat-containing protein, translated to MNKTGLTACILTGIAFSCLIPSPLPAQNVTLDYSTYLGGSSNEDVGYSVVVDSSGEAYIGGYTNSTNFPTVDPYQSSYNGTYDAYLAKLSSSGSSLIYSTYLGGTNSNDYCYGMDIDSSGCAYLVGYTMAIDFPTVNPYQASRAGSADVFVTKFSSTGSSLVYSTYLGGVSNELARCIEIGTDDRAYVSGYTVSTNFPTVNPYQPSLAGNYDIFITIMSAAGTSIEFSTYFGGYYSYEEGYGIKIDADENIYVAGYTRSTDFPTLNSYQASIAGGSDIYALKFAPNGSSLIYSSIWGGDADDTGYGLAIDTAGAAYVVGDTQSTNGAVLFPTTAGAFQTAPTGGTNDVFVTKLSSTGSSLVYSTFLGGDDEDIGQAITIDPSQNVYVTGYTRSYDFPTFYPYQASNDAGSADVFVTKFNSTGSNVYYSTYLGGGLDDMGYGIALHPNAPGSVTVTGRCASNNFPTVNPYQPSIQTYYDTFISKLTQNTGTSPTPTPSSTPTPPPTAPPTVTPTPSVTPTSSATPTPSATPSPSGTPTPSVTPTPSTTPSVTPTASVTPTPSVTPTPSTTPTATPSATPTPSVTPTPSVTPTPSTTPTA
- a CDS encoding tetratricopeptide repeat protein, whose amino-acid sequence is MTGRGKTILMPAAIVVLSLCLYAPGLRNEFTFDDFPEIVDNPLIRDLDWGALWQAYLPGPGKVRPPGRFFPLLTFSVNYAVAGTEPFGYHLVNILLNGGVCLLVYLVGLELFPGEYRLSFLTALLFASHPVHSEVVAAAVGRSELLSSFCFLSAVLLYWRNTRGERAGWSAGYWFSVPLLLIGILSKATAWTLPLVAAVFDAYRFRPAPGRPRREYLPVFVYRLKKFYLPYCLVPAVILGLTAGMLPAREEMGSNYLVVLPFGGRLAAALGILARYLCLLVWPFRLSADYGYSHLSAAPSWLRAALAAGGAAAIAGGGALAWASLKRKGRYFLAVFIFAVNYLIISNLFFLINVSMAERLIYMASWGFCLAAALALESGFRRFGRGGRACLLVLVSAVLLAYSLRVLTRNRDWRDNFTLFAAAHRVCPTSCRVNYNLGLEYSRRGMPDRAIFHYGEAVRVLPWNPLYRLNLGEAYARKGDMGKAVEQFEEVVRLEPEEPGGYINLAAACNRMGLADRAIGSLLIARRLAPDDWRVYSNLGDSFRLRRELARAERAYETSLRGHPDDWQAWNKLGAVKLGLEKPREAVACFRRAIDCFPECKEAYNNLGLLYALSGEAEEAARAYRKALAIDPGFEKAKNNLNRLLGR
- a CDS encoding glycosyltransferase, with product MTRDAQGGPDISVIVAVGREDFSRCLASLLDQDFSRDRYEVILASDRGAGLPPSAGAVVVPVAGENPSVKRNAGARRARGRILAFIDDDAWARRDWLANGFRFLKEYPGAAGVGGPRLLPPGASFRQRATDIIAHSRFFGNGHGNWREMNVKNKVPHGMINSCNYFIRRELFLELGGYNEAIGYGGEDTEFVYRAVTEGGCLFGYTWDIVVFHPPRDLGWELIRQRFRYRVQNGKMLWVHPGIYLSRWTFSAGFFGISLFLAASALKPIVFPLGLIVYFFCAGLVSLKYARYDPRFVLVLPPAFFIHHVIYYLAIWKGILTGLFQRSSIRKIRDFKHTR